The Xiphophorus hellerii strain 12219 chromosome 5, Xiphophorus_hellerii-4.1, whole genome shotgun sequence genome window below encodes:
- the sclt1 gene encoding sodium channel and clathrin linker 1 produces the protein MDAEIEFLRDQVHRLNSALSRYQLGVTSSQLDEAQQAESPPPWLSDRGIMAPLIAEYDRHMDEMTEKLQKYQETMTDVRVKLEKVVEENERLHTELRESIEKQLHSLPVDSEAEGSATVDTAILKNLQEQVQLSEQERKQAMELWHTTAQELDRLQQVYQRALSDGQLHNAQRQQLKDQLVQFQQHSDKLQAANQKLESTNQQLLKTVTEQSTEMEELHCQLRQAKAELRTATARVDEMTKFLENLQKQMKRKEEDMAEAQAREDAADRRLQQLQTSLSQQETRLKAASLETEAVRREQAVWETKVGELQARCTTLEEEKFEALSKVRENVQVAEEAVLQKEQSLLREKQKTEELEKTTHAIKLLIQEAAVRTRKEVENVRKQCNIQIHRMAEELSALQLECADKETQIERSQRERKAVEEELEKVYKEGRVEPDFKKIEALHQRCLNAERLKDDANLTLQSTQKKLKKMEMDYSEEVSQCQEEARRLQDLLAAARSDCVGVSDERLQLQQENTRLRKEMDDLRKASMQIQRNAKQKVSEMEQACSLKEQGLDARVKELEERSRSSSADLTRLLAAQQKSTQRWKEEAKNLAQAFESKITALKAELKRQKQRSLELENQLQTDHNTISEYEKQLAEYQEKTSRLQRRLTQAEQKATTASHQLNMFTSQRRKPATVDPGDSMTVGHNFGKILK, from the exons CTGGATGAGGCACAGCAGGCAGAGTCTCCTCCACCCTGGCTGTCAGACAGAGG GATAATGGCTCCTCTTATAGCAGAGTATGACCGGCACATGGACGAAATGACTGAAAAGCTTCAGAAATATCAG GAGACGATGACAGATGTCAGAGTGAAGCTGGAAAAGGTTGTGGAGGAAAATGAAAG GTTGCATACGGAGCTGAGGGAGTCTATTGAGAAGCAGCTCCACTCCCTGCCTGTGGACTCAGAAGCAGAGGGCAGCGCAACAGTAGACACAGCCATCCTTAAAAACCTGCAGGAGCAAGTTCAACTGTCTGAACAG GAGCGGAAACAGGCCATGGAGCTGTGGCACACGACGGCCCAGGAGCTGGACCGCCTACAGCAGGTCTACCAGAGGGCCCTCTCTGACGGGCAGCTCCACAACGCTCAGAGACAGCAGCTCAAG GATCAGCTTGTTCAGTTCCAGCAGCACTCTGACAAACTCCAAGCGGCCAATCAGAAGCTGGAATCT ACgaaccagcagctcctgaagacGGTGACAGAGCAGAGCACAGAAATGGAGGAGCTGCACTGCCAGCTCag GCAGGCTAAAGCTGAACTCAGGACGGCCACAGCCAGAGTGGATGAGATGACCAAATTTTTAGAGAATCTCCAGaaacagatgaaaagaaaa GAGGAGGACATGGCTGAGGCTCAGGCCAGAGAGGACGCAGCAGACAGAAGACTCCAGCAGCTTCAGACATCCCTGAGCCAACAGGAAACCCG GCTAAAGGCTGCATCTCTGGAGACGGAGGCAGTTCGTCGAGAGCAAGCTGTGTGGGAGACAAAGGTGGGGGAACTGCAGGCGCGTTGCACCACCCTGGAAGAGGAAAAGTTCGAGGCTCTGTCCAAAGTCAGAGAGAATGTTCAAGTAGCTGAAGAGGCTGTATTGCAGAAGGAGCAG TCCCTTTTAAGAGAGAAAcagaagacagaggagcttgAAAAGACAACGCATGCCATCAAGCTCTTGATCCAGGAGGCTGCAGTCCGAACAAGGAAAGAG GTGGAAAACGTGCGCAAGCAGTGCAACATCCAAATCCATCGTATGGCAGAAGAACTGTCTGCACTGCAGCTG GAGTGTGCAGATAAAGAGACTCAGATTGAAAGATCCCAGCGTGAGAGGAAAGCTGTAGAAGAAGAACTGGAGAAG GTGTATAAGGAAGGCAGGGTGGAGCCGGACTTCAAGAAGATCGAGGCCCTTCATCAGAGGTGTCTAAATGCAGAGAGGCTGAAGGACGACGCCAACCTCACTCTCCAAAGCACTCAGAAGAAGCTGAAAAAGATGGAGATGGA CTACAGCGAGGAAGTGTCGCAGTGTCAGGAGGAGGCGCGGCGGCTGCAGGACTTGCTGGCTGCGGCTCGGAGCGACTGCGTCGGTGTCAGCGACGAGCGgcttcagctgcagcaggagaacACGCGGCTGCGCAAGGAGATGGATGACCTGCGCAAAGCCAGCATGCAGATCCAAAGAAACGCCAAGCAGAAA GTCTCCGAGATGGAGCAAGCATGCAGCCTCAAAGAGCAGGGACTTGATGCGCGGGTGAAGGAACTGGAGGAAAGGAGCCGAAGCTCCAGCGCCGATCTGACACGCCTCCTTGCAGCACAGCAGAAAAGCACTCAACGATGGAAGGAAGAGGCCAAGAACCTAGCGCAGGCCTTTGAAAGTAAAATCACAGCTCTCAA GGCAGAACTGAAACGGCAGAAACAACGCTCGCTTGAGTTGGAGAACCAGCTCCAAACAGACCATAACACAATATCTGAG TATGAGAAACAGCTTGCAGAATATCAAGAGAAGACAAGTCGTCTCCAGAGAAGACTGACACAAGCCGAACAGAAGGCAACTACAGCTTCGCATCAG ctgaaTATGTTCACATCACAGCGAAGGAAACCTGCCACAGTGGATCCAGGGGACTCTATGACAGTTGGCCATAACTTtgggaaaatattaaaatag
- the LOC116720385 gene encoding dynein heavy chain 6, axonemal-like, translating to MMASASSSSSSRDISKKIKDRPLRGEECNLNRVECTTVPPGPAYKVDPQAVLKRPVLLRQPSVNHLKAREQMIFLGWHTQSPATKGKKEPECTQKVPEPQQPTPLKSPVKKQEKITKHIKQEKETRTTSLQLIRDFNRMLFTEKRAQSATPSGKARSYSYQALSMTDEKPFAKLTESDYYELDPESAAALTSQRLCKAFTLWRSEVCKRKRDFAKAVLHIDLFILDSNLRAALLKIRALSCHLTETGPYRVIANQTYTLKKFYESQVQQQHEIQSNLLHFREAVKKVTICDGRTYLVEHKTMSARSYNSEVLNATFYKRVTCFIRHVDHLMFSTVHSLVLNAVDIILTVFQEQVGHKPGQITPPTPSDQPEAPSEEDSEKKVLPDFPLLTSELLLELNVLTFKPSEEDFQETIRDLIREFKNTGMSLMSLTGDTEVVSLIDFEQEDLEGGPSLNTVLEEDIHLQGIIKKIMDSLHLAFGSAKVYSRTFEHFLDFSKKNKHLELVAMGQTEPDLSFFAKTLELYHGKYKEAIAIQDKMHLGLLLVDQTQLKQQLNASTLSSLEESHGMLIKLARKQVDDLLTKVGEAKTTLESCPSTTVEMAEQLIFLDDFEDGILDVQEQHDNVSKVYNLFKAYSVTVPSQDLVDFATLQPNISLLYYLIDDGVADRESNMERFISSLATDENKMQEEIRKLPHTLQNPDFLDIKVSPSTVRPYFEKIQTDVNRLEAQASSCNFYENRFKLESTRFDVLEETAAKFRLILLLWNSLEEWDDLHNKWQQTQLKEMDMEELSSQISKFDQYVEQLETGLPPNSSVVVLKNKVETMKQKMPIIGNLLNLRLKPGRWVSLENLVAATLDVEEVTIAKLEEHDVFSCGVEILQILS from the exons ATGATGGCTTCTGCATCGTCGTCGTCCTCTTCCCGagatatttcaaagaaaattaagGACAGGCCACTCCGAGGTGAAG AATGCAATCTCAATCGAGTGGAGTGCACCACTGTACCACCAGGACCTGCATATAAAGTAGACCCACAG GCTGTATTGAAGAGACCTGTATTGCTAAGACAACCCAGTGTGAACCACTTGAAGGCTCGTGAGCAAATGATATTTCTAGGCTGGCACACCCAGTCACCTGCAACTAAGGGAAAAAAGGAACCAGAATGCACACAGAAGGTCCCTGAGCCACAACAGCCTACTCCTCTAAAATCTCCAGTTAAG aaacaggaaaagatcacaaaacatataaaacaggaaaaggagACGAGAACGACCAGCTTACAACTTATAAGGGATTTCAATCGGATGCTTTTTACAGAAAAGAGAGCCCAGTCAGCCACGCCCTCAGGAAAAGCAAGGTCATACAGTTATCAAGCTTTATCAATGACCGACGAGAAACCATTTGCAAAATTGACAGAAAGTGATTATTATGAGTTAGACCCCGAATCCGCTGCAGCCTTGACTTCCCAAAGACTTTGTAAAGCCTTTACTCTGTGGCGCAGCGAGGTGTGTAAGAGGAAGCGTGACTTTGCTAAGGCGGTTCTCCACATCGACCTGTTTATACTGGACTCG AATCTGAGAGCAGCATTGTTGAAAATCAGGGCACTCTCATGCCATCTCACCGAGACAGGGCCGTATCGGGTCATAGCAAACCAAACATACACACTGAAGAAGTTCTACGAGTCTCAGGTCCAACAACAACATGAG aTACAGAGTAACCTTCTGCACTTTCGAGAAGCTGTTAAGAAGGTGACAATTTGTGATGGACGTACATACCTAGTGGAGCATAAAACTATGTCTGCAAGGAGTTATAACAGTGAAGTTTTAAATGCGACTTTTTATAAGCGGGTGACTTG CTTCATTCGTCATGTTGACCATTTGATGTTTAGCACAGTGCACTCCTTGGTGCTAAATGCAGTGGATATCATCCTGACTGTATTCCAGGAACAGGTAGGTCATAAGCCCGGCCAAATCACTCCTCCCACCCCAAGTGACCAGCCTGAGGCTCCTTCTGAAGAGGATTCTGAAAAGAAG GTTCTTCCTGACTTTCCTTTATTAACATCTGAGCTACTGCTGGAGTTAAATGTTTTGACGTTCAAGCCCTCTGAGGAAGACTTCCAG GAAACCATCAGAGACCTAATCAGGGAGTTCAAGAATACAGGAATGTCTTTGATGTCCCTCACAGGAGACACTGAAGTGGTTTCACTGATAGATTTTGAACAG GAGGATCTGGAGGGTGGTCCTTCTTTGAACACTGTCTTGGAGGAAGATATCCACCTTCAAGGTATCATTAAAAAGATCATG GATTCACTCCATTTAGCCTTTGGTTCAGCCAAAGTCTATTCACGCACATTTGAGCATTTTCTGGATTTCTCTAAGAAGAATAAACATCTGGAACTTGTTGCAATGGGACAAACAGAACCAG atttgagcttttttgcCAAAACCTTGGAGTTATATCATGGTAAATATAAGGAGGCCATAGCTATCCAAGACAAGATGCATCTTGGCTTACTGCTGGTGGATCAAACACAGCTCAAACAGCAGCTTAATGCTTCAACTCTCTCTTCTCTGGAG GAATCGCATGGAATGCTCATAAAGCTGGCTAGGAAACAAGTCGATGACCTCCTGACTAAAGTTGGTGAAGCCAAAACTACACTGGAGTCCTGTCCTTCCACAACAGTGGAGATGGCTGAGCAGCTCATATTCCTGGATGACTTTGAGGACGGA ATCTTGGACGTACAGGAGCAGCATGACAATGTTTCCAAGGTGTACAATCTGTTCAAAGCGTACTCTGTTACCGTACCATCTCAGGACCTTGTTGATTTCGCCACACTGCAACCCAACATCAGCTTGTTGTATTATTTAATTGACGACGGGGTGGCAGACAGGGAGTCGAACATGGAGAGATTTATCAGCTCCCTGGccacagatgaaaacaaaatgcaagaagaaatcagaaaattgcCACATACGTTGCAG AATCCAGACTTTTTGGACATCAAAGTAAGCCCCTCTACAGTGCGTCCCTACTTTGAGAAGATCCAGACTGATGTAAATAGGCTGGAAGCCCAGGCATCATCCTGTAATTTCTATGAAAATAGATTCAAG CTGGAGAGTACCAGGTTTGATGTCCTGGAAGAGACGGCGGCAAAATTCAGGCTGATCCTGCTTCTCTGGAACTCTTTAGAGGAATGGGACGATCTACACAATAAATGGCAGCAG ACCCAACTGAAGGAAATGGACATGGAGGAGTTGAGCTCGCAGATTAGCAAGTTTGACCAGTATGTCGAGCAGCTAGAGACGGGCCTGCCTCCAAACTCTTCAGttgtagttttgaaaaataaggTGGAAACAATGAAACAGAAG ATGCCTATCATCGGTAATCTGTTGAATCTGCGTTTGAAGCCTGGACGGTGGGTGTCTTTGGAGAATTTAGTGGCCGCCACTCTGGACGTGGAGGAAGTTACTATTGCCAAACTGGAGGAACATGATGTCTTCTCATGTGGAGTAGAGATACTACAGATATTGAGTTAG